A window of Plasmodium malariae genome assembly, chromosome: 12 genomic DNA:
AGACTTTCTAAACCTTCTTTTGTAAGTTTTACATTTTCAGATTTTGCAATATCTAATGCTTTGTTTATCATATATTCCTCTTTTAATGGTGAGAACTTGAAAGATGTACATCTTGACTGAATAGCAggagttattttatttacataattacaTAACATGCAAAAACGAACATTCTTAGCATAGTTCTCCATAATTCTTCTCATTGCATTTTGTGCAGGAAATGTCATATGATCAGCTTCAtccaaaataattaattttaaagacGTTTTTTCGCAAGTGTTATAATGATTTTTTGATTCGGCAAATGTTTTTATCTGATCCCTAACAACATTTATGCCTCTATCATCAGAAGCATTTAATTCTAAAACAAATGAACTTCTTGAGTCTCCATATAATTCTTTACACACAGCTAATATGGTAGAGGTCTTACCAGTTCCTGGGGGTccatgtaataataaatgaggCAATTCCCCCTTTTCAACAAACTTCTGTATTGTTGATATAACTTGTTCATGCgaaattatatcatttaacACATTTGGTCTATATTTTTCCACCTGAACaatgaataaaaaacaaaattacaaaaaaaattggacAGGTTACAGCATGCACCAATACTGGTGTATAAACGTTAGTgagtgtatacatatatatatgcacgcGCATAATATTATGCATCAATACGATAAATTCTTGCGTGGGAAGCATGAAATGTATAAAAGCACTTTTTAACACAAAATGACATTATGTGCCGTCTTATCTATTAACGCCAAActaattatacatacatgtgtatatatattctctcTTTAGTTTAAATgaatcataaatatatgttttaaactTTATTCAAAATGACATTAAAATTtcaagtaaaataaatgaatatatattaataatacccttaacatacacatacatgcaCATAACTTTGCACAAGAATGTcaatgtttgtatatatatatatatatatatacgcatatgtaACACAACATATATTACTGTAtagtatttcttttttaaaagagcTCTTGTTTCCAAATTTTCGTTCTTACCCATGGCGTGAGTTCCTCTGGTTTTTGGTTTTGAACATCAATCATTTTTAAGTATTGAGGTATAATTGCTCTATTTTAGATATGAATGGAATAAATTTTACCTTAAATAGTCATTTAAAAATGCTTGTTGAGAtaaactatattttataattttaaatttcatttatttttataaaaaaaaaaaaaaaaaagtaaatgataaaataataatgctacgaattattttctttttgcaAATTCATTTTGTCTTTTGAATACATGATAAAATTTTGTGCTTTCTCTATTTTTAactgtatttatttaaagaacttattttattctttattttcaaatgaaaaagatataCGCGGGGTTTTTTATGTTCTTACTACTTAAgtgttatattaaatatgataTACCTAAGTACGcatcttttattaataataaaggagtataaaaggaaaatcatatattatatgtgtatgtataggcatatatttacaatctttttttttttttttttttttcttgagaatgttaaaaaaaatacttaattcagaaaaaaaatagttttgtCATTTTCAGTGTTTCTACTACTCAGTTTAGGTTATGGCTTCCCTATTCTATTgatgaaatatttacaagtaaaattatataaggtAAGTACAAACAGAAGTTATGCTTACTTTTTCGTTAGCGTTGaaataactatttttttgCAGAAATATCACTGATTTTAAAGCTCACAaagtaaaaagtatattgtatgcatatatatatgtaaatttgtaGGTATATTTGTAAgtttatttgtatgtatgtattatgtatgtatgtttgtttgtatgtatgtatgtttgtttgtatgtatgtatgtatgtttgtttgtatgtatgtttgtttgtttgtatgtatacacaaaAAGGTTGAACTCACTATtgtgcttttttttcttctaaattTGGCATGATACTTAAAAGTTTTTTGATATAGTAGGTTATTATTCGTACATCTCGAATTGGCGGAAAACGCTCATAAAATGTATTCATCAAATAAAGGTCAATAtgaattttagaaaaaatttgttCTTAAAAGGTCTCTTCATTAATATGCATTGAAGCATTtgttttccttctttttattttgctttaataaaataatataatattccatagttttacaattttttaaaaaaaggggacaaattatttgttttctgTTAAGTGTGCGCgatacaaagaaaaaaataaaaataaaaattacaaaataataacagacggtatatatatgtcacgaatttatgaaaaagtaaaatggttgaaaaatatgcatatatatgttatatactttttttttttttgggaatattttaaaaagaaatatacaaCGAATagcttattatatttacttttgttCACTCAAAAATTGTAGGCTAACGGAACATAAAAGAGtaatattattctatttaaGTTGTTTTCCAAATAAAGCATAGTGTGCTGTTTTGTTTCACAAATACAtgtattcattatttaatggTCTAGTAAAGTAAGGGATTAAAACAATACTtactattttgaaaaaacaagaaaattCTTCATATGAATGATgaatatgcttatatattcatgtaaattaatgtttatagagtatttttttcttgatCATTTGAGCATACCTTATTTTAAcaccttttaaaaaaagttatatgtgtattaataaaaaaaaaaaaaaataaaataagccaaaagaaattaaaagatctaaatgttaaaaaataattttcctaACATATTAATTATCCAGTGATTTTTATTAGTGCAATACTTTGAAAGATAGGAGATTCTTgatgcattaaaaaaaaaaaaaaaaagaattatttcatttatctTTAGTTAATATCCAATATAATATCATCtctgtatgcatatatatatgtacgtaaaATGAGCATTCTGTATATTTGGcgaaattttatttagatttttgctttctttttaaagacttattataaatgtgcatatgtaACAAGTCGCAGAggcatttttatattcgaAATTTAGCTAAAATGCTAATCTTACACAAATATGtgtttgtttatatatatatatatacaagcgCGAAAGTATACTTACACGTGAAAATAGGCAAATATAAGGTATAAGTAAGTGTATccttatacatttttacatatacatttgtgTTTTCATATGTCCGCTTATATTTGGTGTAAGAAAATGCAAAATGGTAGAATATGAATTTAAAATGAGAAAtgcattaaaattaatattgttcaaaatataactttcggttaaaaaaaaatgaataaataaaataaatgctgcatattaaaattatcaatTGTAAGAGCATTgcatgaatataaaaaactatcCATTGTTTTCTTTACTTTGAATAACATATAACACGTTTGTATTATGGACagtttaatttgtttaaagTTGTTAAAAGCAAGAAAgagaaataacaaaaataaggTATATACTATTTTGTCGAATGAATGTAACAATATAATAGCTTTGCTTTGCCTAaaagataattataattatgaagaaaaaagatttaaattata
This region includes:
- the RFC3 gene encoding replication factor C subunit 3, putative; amino-acid sequence: MIDVQNQKPEELTPWVEKYRPNVLNDIISHEQVISTIQKFVEKGELPHLLLHGPPGTGKTSTILAVCKELYGDSRSSFVLELNASDDRGINVVRDQIKTFAESKNHYNTCEKTSLKLIILDEADHMTFPAQNAMRRIMENYAKNVRFCMLCNYVNKITPAIQSRCTSFKFSPLKEEYMINKALDIAKSENVKLTKEGLESLIRVGRGDMRRILNCLQVVSLSHKNMTIDENVILSTLDIPLPNEVKDILEHFMKSSIKESYEFVTKMQYSKGYSIKDIMVCLYESILTYDFPDSAVCLLLKNFGEIEERCSSGASEQITLSALISAFVEFRSELFKMKYDISNI